A part of Pelecanus crispus isolate bPelCri1 chromosome 22, bPelCri1.pri, whole genome shotgun sequence genomic DNA contains:
- the LOC142595693 gene encoding feather keratin 3-like produces MSCYDLCPPKPSSVAVPQPIAESCNELCARQCPDSTAFIQPPPVVVTFPGPILSSFPQQAVVGSSGAPAFGGSLGLGGLYGAGATLGSGGLCTFGRPYASPACSPCAVPRYSRKLWDTCGPC; encoded by the coding sequence ATGTCTTGCTACGACCTGTGCCCACCGAAACCCAGCAGCGTCGCCGTCCCCCAGCCCATCGCTGAGAGCTGCAACGAGCTGTGCGCCCGCCAGTGCCCCGACTCGACGGCCTTCATCCAGCCGCCCCCCGTCGTCGTCACCTtccccggccccatcctcagctccttcccccagcaagcCGTGGTGGGCTCCTCCGGAGCACCCGCCtttgggggctccctggggctggggggcctcTACGGCGCCGGGGCCACGCTGGGCTCGGGGGGCCTCTGCACCTTTGGCAGACCCTACGCCTCTcccgcctgcagcccctgcgccGTGCCCCGCTACAGCAGGAAGCTGTGGGACACCTGTGGGCCCTGCTag
- the LOC142595696 gene encoding feather keratin 3-like has protein sequence MSCYDLCPPKPSSVAVPQPIAESCNELCARQCPDSTAFIQPPPVVVTFPGPILSSFPQQAVVGSSGAPAFGGSLGLGGLYGAGATLGSGGLCTFGRPYASPACSPCAVPRYSRKLWDTCGPC, from the coding sequence ATGTCTTGCTACGACCTGTGCCCACCGAAACCCAGCAGCGTCGCCGTCCCCCAGCCCATCGCTGAGAGCTGCAACGAGCTGTGCGCCCGCCAGTGCCCCGACTCGACGGCCTTCATCCAGCCGCCCCCCGTCGTCGTCACCTtccccggccccatcctcagctccttcccccagcaagcCGTGGTGGGCTCCTCCGGAGCACCCGCCtttgggggctccctggggctggggggcctcTACGGCGCCGGGGCCACGCTGGGCTCGGGGGGCCTCTGCACCTTTGGCAGACCCTACGCCTCTcccgcctgcagcccctgcgccGTGCCCCGCTACAGCAGGAAGCTGTGGGACACCTGTGGGCCCTGCTAG
- the LOC142595694 gene encoding feather keratin 3-like encodes MSCYDLCPPKPSSVAVPQPIAESCNELCARQCPDSTAFIQPPPVVVTFPGPILSSFPQQAVVGSSGAPAFGGSLGLGGLYGAGATLGSGGLCTFGRPYASPACSPCAVPRYSRKLWDTCGPC; translated from the coding sequence ATGTCTTGCTACGACCTGTGCCCACCGAAACCCAGCAGCGTCGCCGTCCCCCAGCCCATCGCTGAGAGCTGCAACGAGCTGTGCGCCCGCCAGTGCCCCGACTCGACGGCCTTCATCCAGCCGCCCCCCGTCGTCGTCACCTtccccggccccatcctcagctccttcccccagcaagcCGTGGTGGGCTCCTCCGGAGCACCCGCCtttgggggctccctggggctggggggcctcTACGGCGCCGGGGCCACGCTGGGCTCGGGGGGCCTCTGCACCTTTGGCAGACCCTACGCCTCTcccgcctgcagcccctgtgccGTGCCCCGCTACAGCAGGAAGCTGTGGGACACCTGTGGGCCCTGCTag
- the LOC104035859 gene encoding scale keratin-like yields the protein MSCYDLCSTAIGGINRPQPLAGSGNEPCVRQCPDSTTVIQPPPVVVTFPGPILSSFPQDSVVGSSGAPVLGGYGGSLGYGGSSLGYGGLYGYGGYGSLGYGGLYGYGGYGSLGYGGLYGYGGSSLGCGGLYGYGGSLGYRGLYGYGRPYGSGSCSPYSSWYSRYSRGSCGPC from the coding sequence ATGTCTTGCTACGACCTGTGCTCCACTGCCATTGGTGGCATCAaccgcccccagcccctcgctgGCAGTGGGAATGAGCCATGTGTCCGTCAGTGCCCCGACTCCACGACTGTGATCCAGCCACCCCCGGTTGTTGTCACCTtccccggccccatcctcagctccttcccccaggaTTCGGTTGTGGGATCCTCTGGAGCACCCGTCCTTGGGGGCTATGGGGGTTCCCTGGGCTATGGGGGCTCCTCCCTGGGCTATGGGGGTCTGTATGGCTATGGGGGCTATGGCTCCCTGGGCTATGGGGGTCTGTATGGCTATGGGGGCTATGGCTCCCTGGGCTATGGGGGTCTGTATGGCTATGGGGGCTCCTCCCTGGGCTGTGGGGGTCTGTATGGCTATGGGGGCTCCCTGGGTTACAGGGGCCTGTATGGCTATGGTAGACCCTATGGTTCTGGCTCTTGCAGCCCTTACTCCTCCTGGTACAGCAGGTACAGCCGTGGCAGCTGTGGGCCCTGCTAA
- the LOC104035860 gene encoding scale keratin, protein MSCYDLCSTAIGGINRPQPLAGSGNEPCVRQCPDSTTVIQPPPVVVTFPGPILSSFPQDSVVGSSGAPVLGGYGGSLGYGSLGYGGLYGSLGYGGLYGYGGSSLGCGGLYGYGGSLGYRGLYGYGRPYGSGSCSPYSSRYSRYSRGSCGPC, encoded by the coding sequence ATGTCTTGCTACGACCTGTGCTCCACTGCCATTGGTGGCATCAaccgcccccagcccctcgctgGCAGTGGGAATGAGCCATGTGTCCGTCAGTGCCCTGACTCCACGACTGTGATCCAGCCACCCCCGGTTGTTGTCACCTtccccggccccatcctcagctccttcccccaggaTTCGGTTGTGGGATCCTCTGGAGCACCCGTCCTTGGGGGCTATGGGGGTTCCCTGGGCTATGGCTCCCTGGGCTATGGGGGTCTGTATGGCTCCCTGGGCTATGGGGGTCTGTATGGCTATGGGGGCTCCTCCCTGGGCTGTGGGGGTCTGTATGGCTATGGGGGCTCCCTGGGTTACAGGGGCCTGTATGGCTATGGTAGACCCTATGGTTCTGGCTCTTGCAGCCCTTACTCCTCCCGGTACAGCAGGTACAGCCGTGGCAGCTGTGGGCCCTGCTAA
- the LOC104035862 gene encoding scale keratin-like — MSCYDLCSTSACGVYRPQPLADSCNEPCVRQCPDSTTVIQPPPVVVTFPGPILSSFPQDSVVGSSGAPVLGGYGGSLGYGGYGSLGYGGLYGYGGYGSLGCGGLYGYGGSLGYRGLYGYGRPYGSGSCSPYSSWYSRYSRGSCGPC; from the coding sequence ATGTCTTGCTACGACCTGTGctccacctctgcctgtggCGTCTaccgcccccagcccctcgctgacagctgcaacgagccctgcgtcCGCCAGTGCCCCGACTCCACGACTGTGATCCAGCCGCCCCCCGTCGTCGTCACCTTCcctggccccatcctcagctccttcccccaggaTTCGGTTGTGGGATCCTCTGGAGCACCTGTCCTTGGGGGCTATGGGGGTTCCCTGGGCTATGGGGGCTATGGCTCCCTGGGCTATGGGGGTCTGTATGGCTATGGGGGCTATGGCTCCCTGGGCTGTGGGGGTCTGTATGGCTATGGGGGCTCCCTGGGTTACAGGGGCCTGTATGGCTATGGTAGACCCTATGGTTCTGGCTCTTGCAGCCCTTACTCCTCCTGGTACAGCAGGTACAGCCGTGGCAGCTGTGGGCCCTGCTAA
- the LOC104035863 gene encoding scale keratin, with translation MSCYDLCSTSACGVYRPQPLADSCNEPCVRQCPDSTTVIQPPPVVVTFPGPILSSFPQDSVVGSSGAPVLGGYGGSLGYGGYGSLGYGGLYGYGGYGSLGYGGLYGYGGSSLGCGGLPYGSGSCSPYSSWYSRYSRGSCGPC, from the exons ATGTCTTGCTACGACCTGTGCTCCACCTCTGCCTGCGGCGTCTaccgcccccagcccctcgctgacagctgcaacgagccctgcgtcCGCCAGTGCCCCGACTCCACGACTGTGATCCAGCCGCCCCCCGTCGTCGTCACCTTCcctggccccatcctcagctccttcccccaggaTTCGGTTGTGGGATCCTCTGGAGCACCCGTCCTTGGGGGCTATGGGGGTTCCCTGGGCTATGGGGGCTATGGCTCCCTGGGCTATGGGGGTCTGTATGGCTATGGGGGCTATGGCTCCCTGGGCTATGGGGGTCTGTATGGCTATGGGGGCTCCTCCCTGGGCTGTGGGGGTCT ACCCTATGGTTCTGGCTCTTGCAGCCCTTACTCCTCCTGGTACAGCAGGTACAGCCGTGGCAGCTGTGGGCCCTGCTAA